The Paracoccus sp. MA genome contains a region encoding:
- the ubiE gene encoding bifunctional demethylmenaquinone methyltransferase/2-methoxy-6-polyprenyl-1,4-benzoquinol methylase UbiE: MTPDERGNSNGETHFGFRTVAEADKAGLVHGVFSRVASRYDVMNDLMSAGIHRIWKTAMMDWLAPRDGQHLLDVAGGTGDIAFRFLDRAPGARVTVCDMTESMLVEGRKRAEAGKLADRLAWVTGDAMQLPFADDSFDRYTISFGIRNVTRIPDALAEARRVLRPGGRLMVLEFSQMPVPMLQWLYDRYSFNVIPVMGQIVANDRDSYQYLVESIRKFPDQETFASMIREAGFGRVQWRNLSMGIAALHSGWKL, from the coding sequence ATGACCCCTGACGAGCGCGGCAACAGCAACGGGGAAACCCATTTCGGCTTTCGCACCGTGGCCGAGGCGGACAAGGCCGGGCTGGTCCATGGCGTCTTCTCCCGCGTCGCCTCGCGCTATGACGTGATGAACGACCTGATGAGCGCCGGCATTCACCGCATCTGGAAGACCGCGATGATGGACTGGCTGGCGCCGCGCGACGGCCAGCACCTGCTGGACGTGGCGGGCGGCACCGGCGACATCGCCTTCCGCTTCCTGGACCGCGCGCCGGGCGCCCGCGTCACCGTCTGCGACATGACCGAGTCGATGCTGGTCGAGGGCAGGAAGCGGGCCGAGGCCGGCAAACTCGCCGACCGGCTCGCCTGGGTCACCGGCGACGCCATGCAGCTGCCCTTCGCCGATGACAGCTTCGACCGCTATACGATCAGCTTCGGCATCCGCAACGTCACCCGCATCCCCGATGCCCTGGCCGAGGCGCGGCGCGTCCTGCGCCCCGGCGGCCGGCTGATGGTGCTGGAATTCAGCCAGATGCCGGTGCCGATGTTGCAATGGCTCTACGACCGCTATTCCTTCAACGTGATCCCGGTCATGGGCCAGATCGTCGCGAACGACCGCGACAGCTATCAGTATCTGGTCGAATCGATCCGCAAGTTCCCCGATCAGGAAACCTTCGCCTCCATGATCCGCGAGGCGGGCTTCGGCCGCGTGCAATGGCGCAACCTCTCCATGGGCATCGCCGCGCTGCATTCGGGCTGGAAGCTCTGA
- a CDS encoding 1-acyl-sn-glycerol-3-phosphate acyltransferase — MSGGARATWRDEVPPPAIPRPGALGWLLVLLRGGGIVLVLALGVLLIVPLRLAERLFTGPRRPVTGPHVQIVCRLCLWIMGLRWRCIGRPMRGPGAAVANHSSWLDIFVLNAAMPVFFVSKSEVAGWPGINILTRVTDTHFVARDPRLARAQAEEFAERTRAGHRLLFFPEGTSSDGCRVLPFKPTLFQGFLDPALPEGLAIQPMSAHYHAPESRDPRFYGWWGDMDLGPHLLAVLAQYPQGSVTVRLHAPIPVAGETRKTLAIRAETEIREGFSQD, encoded by the coding sequence ATGAGCGGGGGCGCCCGCGCCACCTGGCGGGACGAAGTGCCGCCGCCCGCCATCCCGCGCCCCGGCGCATTGGGCTGGCTGCTGGTCCTGCTGCGCGGCGGCGGCATCGTGCTGGTTCTGGCGCTCGGCGTGCTGCTGATCGTGCCGCTGCGCCTGGCCGAGCGGCTGTTCACCGGCCCGCGCCGGCCCGTCACCGGACCGCATGTGCAGATCGTCTGCCGCCTCTGCCTGTGGATCATGGGGCTGCGATGGCGCTGCATCGGCCGGCCGATGCGCGGCCCCGGGGCGGCGGTGGCGAACCATTCCAGCTGGCTCGACATCTTCGTGCTGAATGCGGCGATGCCGGTGTTCTTCGTCTCGAAATCCGAGGTGGCGGGCTGGCCGGGCATCAACATCCTGACCCGAGTGACCGACACGCATTTCGTCGCCCGCGACCCCCGCCTGGCCCGCGCCCAAGCCGAGGAATTCGCCGAGCGCACCCGCGCCGGCCATCGGCTGCTGTTCTTTCCCGAGGGCACCAGCAGCGACGGCTGCCGGGTGCTGCCCTTCAAGCCGACGCTGTTCCAGGGCTTCCTCGATCCGGCCCTGCCCGAAGGGCTGGCGATCCAGCCGATGAGCGCACATTACCATGCGCCGGAAAGCCGCGACCCGCGATTCTACGGCTGGTGGGGTGACATGGATCTGGGGCCGCATCTGCTGGCGGTGCTGGCGCAATATCCGCAGGGCTCGGTGACCGTGCGGCTGCACGCGCCGATCCCGGTGGCGGGAGAGACGCGCAAGACGCTGGCGATCAGGGCCGAGACCGAGATTCGCGAAGGTTTTTCGCAGGATTGA
- a CDS encoding histidine phosphotransferase family protein, whose protein sequence is MDDLTIRRPPDASAAIPPERLAALVGSRLCHDIVSPLGAIGNGLELLQLSGAWPGIGNSAEMQLMAESVEAARARVRWFRMAFGQAAPDQRLSLAELAALLADVERGGRIRVRLEAEGDLPRAEGRMILLALMCFETAMPWGGGVLVCRGASGWRLVAECSRTKPDPALWSWLDAAPGRERPEPAASEVHFPLLAGFARAAGRPLAWELDETGGEIAF, encoded by the coding sequence ATGGACGATCTGACAATCCGCCGCCCGCCCGATGCATCCGCGGCGATCCCGCCCGAGCGTCTTGCGGCGCTGGTCGGCTCGCGGCTCTGCCACGACATCGTCTCGCCGCTGGGCGCCATCGGCAACGGGCTGGAACTCTTGCAGCTGTCCGGCGCCTGGCCGGGCATCGGCAACAGCGCCGAGATGCAGCTGATGGCGGAAAGCGTCGAGGCGGCCCGGGCGCGGGTGCGCTGGTTCCGCATGGCCTTCGGCCAAGCCGCGCCCGACCAGCGGCTGAGCCTGGCCGAGCTGGCGGCGCTGCTTGCCGATGTCGAGCGGGGCGGGCGCATCCGCGTCCGGCTGGAGGCCGAGGGCGACCTGCCGCGCGCCGAGGGCCGCATGATCCTGCTGGCGCTGATGTGTTTCGAGACCGCGATGCCCTGGGGCGGCGGCGTGCTGGTCTGCCGCGGCGCCAGCGGCTGGCGGCTGGTGGCCGAATGCAGCCGCACCAAGCCCGATCCGGCGCTGTGGTCCTGGCTCGATGCCGCCCCCGGGCGCGAGCGGCCCGAGCCCGCCGCCTCGGAGGTGCATTTTCCGCTGCTGGCCGGTTTCGCCCGCGCCGCCGGCCGGCCCCTCGCTTGGGAGCTGGACGAGACGGGCGGCGAGATCGCGTTCTGA
- a CDS encoding DUF3553 domain-containing protein: protein MNEILEPGMIVRHPGAPEWGTGQVQSRIGDRITINFTNAGKQVVNGRHIELELVTTEPH from the coding sequence ATGAATGAAATCCTGGAACCCGGCATGATCGTGCGCCATCCCGGCGCCCCCGAATGGGGCACCGGACAGGTCCAGTCGCGCATCGGGGATCGCATCACCATCAATTTCACCAATGCCGGAAAGCAGGTGGTGAACGGCAGGCATATCGAGCTTGAACTGGTCACAACCGAGCCCCACTAA
- a CDS encoding PotD/PotF family extracellular solute-binding protein yields the protein MKPLRFPALALALASTSLTAAWAADPELTVFDWAGFEEPVIFQGYIDKHGTGPTFAFYGDDDEAYQKLASGFKADVAHPCSQMVSKYRDAGLIEPWDVSNIPAFETLDPEFLDSEIFKDDEGVWYIPTDWGATAVAYNTETVPAEDVASLNIFIDPKYQGRTSLPDSADDVWALAYLATGTTDWTEVTDEQFSAAADWLRQAHQNVAAYWADPAEQAQLMASGAVDVAWSWNDGVVLLENDGFPVGFQRAAKEGSSTFFCGFINLKNGPGNEDKAYDFINAWLAPESAKGLLDTIGYGHTSTVAMETIKDEPAVQEGLSPVDAPILAQTPNDPQQRERQLQEFEKIKAGF from the coding sequence ATGAAACCTCTCCGCTTCCCCGCCCTGGCGCTCGCACTTGCCAGCACCAGCCTGACGGCCGCCTGGGCCGCCGACCCCGAACTCACGGTCTTCGACTGGGCCGGGTTCGAGGAACCGGTGATCTTCCAGGGCTATATCGACAAGCACGGCACCGGCCCGACCTTCGCCTTCTACGGCGATGACGACGAGGCCTATCAGAAGCTCGCCTCGGGCTTCAAGGCGGACGTGGCGCATCCCTGCTCGCAGATGGTGTCGAAATACCGCGACGCCGGGCTGATCGAGCCCTGGGACGTCTCGAATATCCCGGCCTTCGAAACCCTCGACCCGGAATTCCTCGATTCGGAAATCTTCAAGGACGACGAGGGCGTCTGGTACATCCCGACCGACTGGGGCGCCACCGCCGTCGCCTACAATACCGAAACCGTGCCGGCCGAAGATGTCGCCAGCCTGAACATCTTCATCGATCCGAAATACCAGGGCCGCACCTCGCTGCCCGATTCGGCCGACGATGTCTGGGCGCTGGCCTATCTGGCCACCGGCACCACCGACTGGACCGAGGTCACGGATGAGCAGTTCTCCGCCGCCGCCGACTGGCTGCGCCAGGCGCATCAGAACGTCGCGGCCTATTGGGCCGACCCGGCCGAGCAGGCGCAGCTGATGGCCTCGGGCGCGGTGGACGTGGCCTGGTCGTGGAACGACGGCGTGGTGCTGCTGGAAAACGACGGCTTCCCGGTCGGCTTCCAGCGCGCGGCCAAGGAGGGCAGCTCGACCTTCTTCTGCGGCTTCATCAACCTCAAGAACGGCCCGGGCAACGAGGACAAGGCCTACGATTTCATCAACGCCTGGCTCGCGCCCGAATCGGCCAAGGGCCTCCTCGACACGATCGGCTACGGCCATACCTCGACCGTCGCCATGGAGACGATCAAGGACGAGCCGGCGGTGCAGGAAGGGCTGTCGCCCGTGGACGCCCCGATCCTGGCCCAGACCCCGAACGACCCGCAGCAACGCGAGCGCCAGCTGCAGGAATTCGAAAAGATCAAGGCCGGCTTCTGA
- a CDS encoding GNAT family N-acetyltransferase, which translates to MTPETSYFATRLATDETDLLAAQRLRYRVFVEELGGDGPLVDHQSRFERDEFDPVVDHLVLVDNRRSREALDHVVGVYRLLPGDRAEAFGRFYCDSEYDLAPLRASGRSLLELGRSCVDPAYRGGSGMFLMWNALADYVLARGIEILFGVASFHGTDVQALAQPLSWLHHHHLAPEAIRPRARPDGYRRMDLIPPGQLDRRAAMTGMPALIKAYLRLGGMVGEGAWLDRAFNTTDVFLLVDTKAMSEKHRKFYETRQGQ; encoded by the coding sequence ATGACGCCAGAGACGTCCTATTTCGCGACCCGTCTTGCCACGGACGAGACCGACCTTCTGGCGGCGCAGCGCCTGCGCTATCGCGTCTTCGTCGAGGAGCTGGGCGGCGACGGCCCGCTGGTCGATCATCAGTCCCGGTTCGAGCGCGACGAGTTCGATCCGGTCGTCGATCATCTGGTGCTGGTGGACAATCGCCGCTCGCGCGAGGCGCTGGACCATGTGGTCGGCGTCTATCGCCTGCTGCCGGGCGACCGGGCCGAGGCGTTCGGCCGCTTCTATTGCGACAGCGAATACGACCTCGCGCCGCTGCGCGCCTCGGGGCGGTCGCTGCTGGAGCTGGGCCGGTCCTGCGTCGATCCGGCCTATCGCGGCGGCTCGGGCATGTTCCTGATGTGGAACGCCCTGGCCGATTACGTGCTGGCGCGCGGCATCGAGATCCTGTTCGGCGTCGCCTCGTTCCACGGCACCGACGTGCAGGCGCTGGCCCAGCCGCTCAGCTGGCTCCACCATCATCACCTGGCGCCCGAGGCGATCCGTCCCCGCGCCCGTCCCGACGGCTATCGCCGCATGGACCTGATCCCGCCCGGGCAGCTGGACCGCCGCGCCGCCATGACCGGCATGCCGGCGCTGATCAAGGCCTATCTGCGGCTGGGCGGCATGGTCGGCGAAGGCGCCTGGCTGGACCGCGCCTTCAACACCACCGACGTGTTCCTGCTGGTCGATACCAAGGCCATGTCGGAAAAGCACCGCAAGTTCTACGAAACCCGGCAGGGGCAATGA
- a CDS encoding TIGR00282 family metallophosphoesterase: MRILYLGDVMGRAGRRAIAEGLAPLKQQLGVDFTIVNGENASGGMGLTGGHAKLILDAGADCITLGDHAFDQKEMLSYIETEPRIIRPLNYSKVAPGHGARVFEATRGRKVLVAQVLGQVFMKRPFDDPFSAIDAVLRAHPLGGLVQASVVDIHAEATSEKMAMGHWCDGRASLVVGTHTHVPTADATILNRGTAYQTDAGMCGDYDSVIGMEKAEPLRRFLTGMAQERFTPAEGEATLSGVLVTTDDRTGKAVAVEPLRRGGRLAPTQLPA, translated from the coding sequence ATGCGGATTCTGTATCTTGGCGATGTGATGGGACGCGCGGGCCGGCGCGCGATTGCAGAGGGGCTTGCGCCCCTGAAGCAGCAACTGGGCGTCGATTTCACCATCGTGAACGGCGAGAATGCCAGCGGCGGCATGGGCCTGACCGGAGGGCATGCCAAGCTGATCCTCGATGCCGGCGCCGACTGCATCACGCTGGGCGACCATGCCTTCGACCAGAAGGAGATGCTGTCCTATATCGAGACCGAACCGCGCATCATCCGGCCGCTGAACTATTCCAAGGTCGCGCCCGGCCACGGCGCCCGGGTTTTCGAGGCGACGCGCGGCCGCAAGGTTCTGGTGGCGCAGGTGCTGGGCCAGGTTTTCATGAAACGGCCCTTCGACGACCCGTTCTCGGCCATCGACGCGGTGCTGCGCGCCCATCCGCTGGGCGGGCTGGTGCAGGCCAGCGTGGTGGACATCCATGCCGAGGCGACGAGCGAGAAGATGGCGATGGGCCATTGGTGCGACGGCCGCGCCAGCCTGGTCGTCGGCACCCATACCCATGTGCCCACCGCCGATGCGACGATCCTGAACCGCGGCACCGCCTACCAGACCGATGCCGGCATGTGCGGCGACTACGACAGCGTGATCGGCATGGAGAAGGCCGAGCCGCTGCGCCGCTTCCTGACCGGCATGGCCCAGGAGCGTTTCACCCCCGCCGAGGGCGAGGCCACGCTGTCGGGCGTGCTGGTCACGACCGACGATCGCACCGGCAAGGCGGTGGCGGTCGAGCCGCTGCGCCGGGGCGGCCGGCTGGCCCCGACGCAGCTTCCCGCCTGA
- a CDS encoding glutamate-5-semialdehyde dehydrogenase — protein MKDLTTSEADALIADLGQKARAAAAVLAEASPERKHAALIGAAEAILKAEDAILDANILDMHHAEEKGLSPAMLDRLKLDPARIRAMAEGLRSVAAQEDPVGKVLAEWDRPNGLNIRRVATPLGVIGVIYESRPNVTADAAALALKAGNAVILRGGSESLESSTAIHEALVAGLKQAGLPEAAIQMVPTRDREAVAAMLRAQEFIDVIVPRGGKGLVGLVQREARVPVFAHLEGICHVYADRDADLEKARRVVLNAKTRRTGICGAAECLLIDWQFYTRHGPVLVQDLLDAGVEVRAEGELAKVPGTVPAEPSDFGQEFLDKIIAVKLVDGVEEAIAHIRRYGSGHTESILTENDATAERFFKGLDSAILMRNASTQFADGGEFGMGGEIGIATGKMHARGPVGAEQLTSFKYLVTGDGTIRP, from the coding sequence ATGAAAGACCTGACCACTTCCGAGGCCGATGCGCTGATCGCGGATCTGGGGCAAAAGGCCCGCGCCGCCGCCGCCGTGCTGGCCGAGGCCTCGCCCGAGCGCAAGCATGCCGCGCTGATCGGCGCGGCCGAGGCGATCCTCAAGGCCGAGGACGCGATCCTCGACGCCAATATCCTCGACATGCACCATGCCGAGGAAAAGGGCCTTTCCCCCGCCATGCTGGACCGGCTGAAGCTCGATCCCGCGCGCATCCGCGCCATGGCCGAGGGGCTGCGCTCGGTCGCGGCGCAAGAGGATCCGGTCGGCAAGGTGCTGGCGGAATGGGACCGGCCGAACGGGCTCAACATCCGGCGCGTCGCGACGCCGCTGGGCGTGATCGGCGTGATCTACGAAAGCCGGCCCAATGTCACCGCAGATGCCGCGGCGCTGGCGCTGAAGGCCGGCAATGCGGTGATCCTGCGCGGCGGCTCGGAAAGCCTGGAAAGTTCGACCGCCATCCACGAGGCGCTGGTCGCGGGCCTGAAGCAGGCCGGGCTGCCCGAGGCGGCGATCCAGATGGTCCCGACCCGCGACCGCGAGGCCGTCGCCGCCATGCTGCGGGCGCAGGAATTCATCGACGTCATCGTGCCGCGCGGCGGCAAGGGCCTGGTCGGGCTGGTGCAGAGAGAGGCCCGCGTGCCGGTCTTTGCCCATCTGGAGGGCATCTGCCATGTCTATGCCGACCGCGACGCCGACCTGGAAAAGGCCCGCCGCGTGGTGCTGAACGCCAAGACCCGGCGCACCGGCATCTGCGGCGCCGCCGAATGCCTGCTGATCGACTGGCAGTTCTACACCAGGCACGGCCCCGTGCTGGTGCAGGACCTGCTGGATGCCGGCGTCGAGGTGCGGGCCGAGGGCGAATTGGCCAAGGTGCCCGGCACGGTCCCGGCCGAGCCTTCGGATTTCGGGCAGGAGTTCCTGGACAAGATCATCGCCGTCAAGCTGGTCGACGGCGTCGAGGAGGCGATCGCCCATATCCGCCGCTACGGCTCGGGCCATACCGAATCGATCCTGACCGAGAACGACGCCACCGCCGAACGCTTCTTCAAGGGGCTCGACAGCGCCATCCTGATGCGCAACGCCTCGACGCAATTCGCCGATGGCGGCGAGTTCGGCATGGGGGGCGAGATCGGCATCGCCACCGGCAAGATGCATGCGCGCGGGCCGGTCGGCGCCGAGCAGCTGACCAGCTTCAAGTATCTGGTCACCGGCGACGGCACCATCCGCCCCTGA
- the ubiB gene encoding 2-polyprenylphenol 6-hydroxylase, which produces MRGPHNIWRLIRTGATFERTGAMKVALDAADAPARIRIAARILGWPFAWLGYKGDPALPPVTRAITALGPAYVKFGQILSTRPDVVGVDLADQLSMLQDRLAPFPQDQALRTVAAELGRPVETLFSEFSEPVAAASIAQVHRARRADNGREVAVKVLRPGIESAFRRDIDAFHFAAGMIERLSPATRRLRPRDVVAHFESVVTGELDLRLEAASASEFAENTAGDEGMAVPAPYWHLSARRVLTTDWAEGVPMGDIAALRAAGHDLPTIGARVLQLFLRHALRDGYFHADMHQGNLKVAANGDIVIYDFGIMGEIDEYTRRVYAEILMGFIRRDYERVARVHFEAGYVPRDRDIKEFARALRAVGEPIFGADASRISMANLLAYLFEVTERFGMATRTELILLQRTMVVVEGVARSLDPQINMWQVARPVVESYIRDNLGPRAAVRDLTRAAQVLGRFAPLLPEFLERRMPELLREPPPPAQTRRRPGFAAGIALGAMVALAGAALGAWLG; this is translated from the coding sequence ATGCGCGGTCCTCACAATATCTGGCGCCTGATCCGCACCGGCGCCACCTTCGAGCGCACCGGCGCGATGAAGGTGGCGCTGGACGCGGCGGACGCGCCGGCCCGCATCCGCATCGCCGCCCGCATCCTGGGCTGGCCCTTCGCCTGGCTGGGCTACAAGGGCGACCCGGCCCTGCCGCCCGTCACCCGCGCCATCACCGCGCTGGGGCCGGCCTATGTGAAATTCGGCCAGATCCTCTCGACCCGGCCGGACGTGGTGGGGGTGGACCTGGCCGACCAGCTCTCGATGCTGCAGGACCGGCTGGCGCCCTTTCCGCAGGACCAGGCGCTGCGCACCGTCGCGGCCGAGCTGGGCCGCCCGGTCGAGACGCTGTTCAGCGAGTTCTCCGAACCGGTGGCCGCCGCCTCCATCGCCCAGGTGCATCGTGCGCGCCGCGCCGACAATGGCCGCGAGGTCGCGGTCAAGGTGCTGCGCCCGGGGATCGAATCCGCCTTCCGCCGCGACATCGACGCCTTCCACTTCGCCGCCGGCATGATCGAGCGGCTGTCGCCGGCCACCCGCCGGCTGCGGCCGCGCGACGTGGTGGCGCATTTCGAATCGGTGGTGACCGGAGAGCTGGACCTGCGGCTCGAAGCCGCCTCGGCCTCGGAATTCGCCGAGAACACCGCGGGCGACGAGGGCATGGCGGTGCCAGCCCCCTATTGGCATCTCAGCGCCCGGCGGGTGCTGACCACCGATTGGGCCGAGGGCGTGCCGATGGGCGATATCGCCGCGCTGCGGGCGGCGGGACACGACCTGCCGACCATCGGCGCGCGGGTGCTGCAGCTGTTCCTGCGCCATGCGCTGCGCGACGGCTATTTCCACGCCGACATGCATCAGGGCAACCTGAAGGTGGCGGCGAACGGCGACATCGTCATCTACGATTTCGGCATCATGGGCGAGATCGACGAATATACCCGCCGCGTCTATGCCGAGATCCTGATGGGCTTCATCCGCCGCGACTACGAGCGCGTGGCGCGGGTGCATTTCGAGGCGGGCTACGTGCCCCGCGACCGCGACATCAAGGAATTCGCCCGCGCGCTGCGTGCCGTGGGCGAGCCGATCTTCGGCGCCGATGCCAGCCGGATCTCGATGGCCAACCTGCTGGCCTATCTGTTCGAGGTCACCGAACGCTTCGGCATGGCGACGCGGACCGAGCTGATCCTGCTGCAGCGCACCATGGTGGTGGTCGAGGGCGTGGCGCGCTCGCTCGACCCGCAGATCAACATGTGGCAGGTCGCCCGGCCGGTGGTGGAAAGCTATATCCGCGACAATCTGGGGCCGCGCGCCGCGGTGCGCGACCTGACCCGGGCCGCGCAGGTGCTGGGGCGCTTCGCGCCGCTCCTGCCGGAATTCCTGGAACGCCGCATGCCCGAACTCCTGCGCGAGCCGCCGCCGCCGGCCCAGACGCGGAGACGCCCGGGATTCGCCGCGGGCATCGCGCTTGGCGCCATGGTCGCGCTGGCGGGCGCGGCGCTTGGCGCATGGCTGGGATAA
- a CDS encoding SLC13 family permease codes for MLGFELTGTNAAFAMLIIVTIMFIEFIREKHPPEVVAIGTAAVMMLLGLLPIKDAAGVLSNSAPWTIAFMFLIMGGLLRTGALEIMSRLVTARATSHPRFTIGALFLFVILASAIMNNTPVVAVMIPIFIQLALRLGFSPSKLLMPLSYFTILGGMMTLIGTSTNLLVDGVAREQGMVPFTIFEIAPVGIAITLAGIAYFATIGWRLLPDRTSLAGFLGTRREMKYFTEVAIPEESSLVGQPVLTAPIFKRDAVRVIDVLRGDASLRRNLAEVALEPGDRVVLRSEMADLLEMQANKNFQMVDKLSSVATETVEVLISPGARLVGRRLGDMRLRRRYGVYVLAAHRRSQNIGRQLDDLVVQVGDTLLLEGAPEDIARLAADMELVDVSRPSARPFRRERAPIAILCLLSVVSLAALDVAPIMALAFIASAIILITRCVDAEEAFSFVDARLLAMIFAMLAVGEALEHTGTVNLVVDAVAPHLRGLPPFATLIAVYFLGLVMTEVLSNNAVAVLLTPVAIALAKSLGHDPRAYVVAVMFSATVAFATPIGYQTHLMVYGPGGYRFSDFVKVGVPLDIICGIVACLTIPLFWPL; via the coding sequence ATGCTGGGCTTTGAACTGACCGGAACCAATGCGGCATTCGCGATGCTGATCATCGTGACCATCATGTTCATCGAGTTCATTCGCGAAAAGCACCCGCCCGAAGTCGTGGCCATCGGCACCGCCGCGGTGATGATGCTGCTGGGCCTTCTGCCGATCAAGGACGCGGCCGGGGTGCTGTCGAACTCGGCGCCCTGGACCATCGCCTTCATGTTCCTGATCATGGGCGGACTTCTGCGGACCGGTGCCCTGGAAATCATGTCGCGCCTCGTGACCGCGCGGGCGACCAGCCATCCGCGCTTCACCATCGGCGCGCTGTTCCTGTTCGTGATCCTGGCCTCGGCGATCATGAACAACACGCCGGTGGTGGCGGTCATGATCCCCATCTTCATCCAGCTGGCGCTGCGGCTGGGGTTCTCGCCCTCGAAGCTGCTGATGCCGCTGAGCTATTTCACCATCCTGGGCGGGATGATGACGCTGATCGGCACCTCGACCAACCTGCTGGTCGACGGCGTGGCGCGCGAGCAGGGCATGGTGCCCTTCACCATCTTCGAGATCGCCCCGGTCGGCATCGCCATCACGCTGGCGGGCATCGCCTATTTCGCCACCATCGGCTGGCGGCTTCTGCCCGACCGCACCTCGCTGGCCGGCTTCCTCGGCACCCGGCGCGAGATGAAATACTTCACCGAGGTGGCCATCCCCGAGGAATCCAGCCTGGTCGGCCAGCCGGTGCTGACCGCGCCGATCTTCAAGCGCGATGCGGTGCGGGTGATCGACGTGCTGCGCGGCGATGCCTCGCTGCGCCGCAACCTGGCCGAGGTGGCGCTGGAGCCGGGCGACCGCGTGGTGCTGCGCTCGGAAATGGCCGATCTGCTGGAGATGCAGGCCAACAAGAATTTCCAGATGGTGGACAAGCTCAGCTCGGTCGCCACCGAGACCGTCGAGGTGCTGATCTCGCCCGGCGCGCGGCTGGTCGGGCGCCGGCTGGGCGACATGCGCCTGCGCCGCCGATACGGGGTCTATGTCCTGGCCGCGCATCGCCGCAGCCAGAATATCGGCCGCCAGCTCGACGACCTGGTGGTGCAGGTCGGCGACACGCTGCTTCTGGAAGGCGCGCCCGAGGATATCGCCCGGCTGGCCGCCGACATGGAGTTGGTCGACGTCTCGCGCCCCTCGGCCCGGCCGTTCCGCCGCGAGCGCGCGCCCATCGCCATCCTCTGCCTTCTGTCGGTGGTGTCGCTGGCGGCGCTGGACGTGGCGCCGATCATGGCGCTGGCCTTCATCGCCTCGGCGATCATCCTGATCACCCGCTGCGTCGATGCCGAGGAAGCGTTCTCCTTTGTCGATGCCCGGCTGCTGGCGATGATCTTCGCCATGCTGGCGGTGGGCGAAGCGCTGGAGCACACCGGCACGGTCAATCTGGTGGTGGATGCCGTGGCGCCCCACCTGCGCGGCCTGCCGCCCTTTGCCACCCTGATCGCGGTCTATTTCCTCGGCCTCGTCATGACCGAGGTGCTGTCGAACAACGCCGTCGCGGTGCTCTTGACCCCGGTGGCCATCGCGCTGGCGAAATCGCTGGGCCACGATCCGCGCGCCTATGTGGTGGCGGTGATGTTCTCGGCCACCGTCGCCTTCGCCACCCCCATCGGCTACCAGACGCATCTGATGGTCTACGGCCCCGGCGGCTACCGGTTCAGCGATTTTGTCAAGGTCGGCGTGCCCCTGGACATCATCTGCGGCATCGTCGCCTGCCTGACGATTCCGCTGTTCTGGCCGCTCTGA